The region ATCCGTTTCCAGATTTAGCATCGCCAGAATTTGCGGCGCATATTCCTGACATTCTTCAAAGAATTCTCTTTGCGCTAAAATGAGAAATTCGGCAATGCGATCGGCCCTTAAATCAGCGGTTTTTAAAAGCCGTTTTTTCTCATCGTCGGGAATTTCTAACTTTTCAATTCGCTTTCCTGTAGCCGGACTTTTCGCATTCGCCACTTTCGCTTTCACGACATCGGGTAATTGCCGAATCAGTTCCGCCGGACTAAAAAGTTCCAACGTTTGAGGCGCAACTTTTAACCCTTTTCCATCTCGCACAAATCCCACATCGCCAGTGCTGAAATACGCCGCCAATCCTTTTTGATTGTGAGATTCATCGCCTTTAATCAGGCTATCCCAAACAGCAGTTTCAATTTCATCCAAACTTGGCGTAACTGAATTTGGCGGCGCTAAATAAACAGCACCATTGGCAAAATAAAGAATCGGTTGCCAATCAATTTTACTAACAAAATTGACGACAGCATTGTGAATTTGATTGGTGAGTAAACCGCGACAATCTCGCAGGCGATGGTAAACGAGTTTTTTGTTAATTTCTAACGATTCTAGACGTTCTTGCAAGCGATCGCCACCAGTTTGAATTGCCACATCCGCCGGATCGTTGCAATGCACTGCAATATCGCCAAATGCCAGCAGGTGACGCAAGGGTAAATCTAAACGGCGATCGTCATCAATTTTAACTTCAAAATCTCCGATTTCCCAATTAGAAATAACGGTATTGCTGCCGACTTTAAATTGGGTATTCTGCGCTAAATAGGCAATCTCTAACAAATACTCGCGCCACTCCTGCCAAAAAGCATCAAAATTCAGTTTCTCTCCCCAAGTTTCGCAAACTTGTAAAATTTGCGGTATTTCCGATGCTTTTGGCGGTGCAGTTTCTTCTTTTTGACCTTGCACGGCTTTATTATAGTCGTGCAAAGTGATTCCCAAACACAGCAGGCGTTTTTCTACTTCTGATAGTTGCAAATCTTCTGGCAAATATTGGCTGAGATTCCAAGCAGTTAGCAAAGCATTTAAAACGTGAACTAACAAGCTTTGATCCGCTTTATTTGACCAGCGTTGTGCTTTTTCATCGGCACGAAAATTGCCTTGTTGCACTAATTTTTGATAATGACCTTGGTAGGAACCGCCTAAAGCTGTAATTAAGGCAAATTCTCGTTCCATTGCAGGTAGAACAGTCTCGATATACGATCGCAAAATTGGATCGGTATCTTCCGGCAAAGTTTCAATCAGTAAAGTTTGCAGTAAAGTTGTCATGGTTTTAATAGATATAAGGTTTTGCAGTTTCGCAAGGTTTGAGTCGCCATTTCATTGCTTCCAACAACAAAGCATCTTGATTAAATGCAGTCGCATAAGTGACACCATCAGCATCGGTAAGTCGATACAATCCAAATGTGGGATTGAGATGTAATTTGCGACTGACATCCCAATGGCTATAAGCTTGACTGCGGTTGACAGATACGATAAAAGCCAGTAATTTTCGTTTGCGAAGACATTTTTTTACTTCACTTTGCGGATGTCCGACAATGCTAAGTTTATCTAATTGAATTAAACTGCATTGTTTCAGTTCTTCGGTGGTGCGATCGCACTCCAATTGAATGTCAAATCTTTCATCTGTCCATTCCTTAATTTTCAAGTAAACTTGAATGTATTTATCGGGAAATTCTGTCGCTGGATGGTTAAATTTTGTAGCGGCGGCTAAAAAGCGATCGCGATCGATAATTTCCACTTCCGCATAAGGTAAAAGCCGCAACAAATCGTAAGTATAAAATCGCGACTCATCCCAAACTGCTGCTTGCAAATCCGAACCGCCACGAAAGCGCAATAATTCTTCCTGTACTGCTTTACCAGTTGCATCATTTTTCAATGCAAACCAATGACCGCGTTTTTTATCCAATTGTTCGCCATAAACTTGTCGCAAATCATCAGTCATTTTTGCTTGAATTTGTCGCATGACATCGGCATTTTCACCTGTCATTTTCAGTAACATTCCCTGCGCTTGCAATGCACCCCAATAAGCGCGATATCGTTCAAACTCTGCGGGAGGATCGAAAGCATCTTCTATCATCTCCCGAAAATCATTTCTATTAACTGTTTTAACCTCTGCCAATTTCTCATTTAATCTTGCCATAATCCAAGGCGTGCGACCTGAAAGTAACACAAATGCTTTGTAAGCTGAAAAACCTGGATGACGACCCAAACGACCCAATCTTTGAATAAAAGTAGCCGAATCACTCGCCTCGAAAATTAACAAATGAATTCTAAAATCTACTCCCACATCTACCGCCGATGTACCGATAACTAAAACCGATTGTTCGGCATTTTGTAACTCTGTTTGAGTAACAGTTCTTTCTTGGCGATCGATCCGTCCGCTAATCTCTCGCACTTTCACTTTATCTTCAGGAAAAATAGCTTGTAATTCTCGCACGGCGCGGCTAACTTGCGCCACCGAATTGAGAATAATTAACCCTCGTCCTCTCCCTTCCGCTTCCAGAATTTGTCTAATTGTTTCTGCTTGTTCTTTCAACCAACTTAGCGAATCGGAATCTCGGTCTAACTGCACGAATTCTAATTCTACCGATTGCAAAATTTGGCGATATCCCGGTGTAGATTCAGATTCATAACTTCCCTTCACTTCTGCTACTTTAAAACCTGCTTCTTGGAGTTTTTTAATAAAACTGGGTTTAGGGGTAGCAGAAGTAAACAAAACTTTCATCGGACGCTTGCGCGGTCGGTTGTAACGAATTAACAGCAAACTATTTAAAATTGCCGCTTCCTGATGCACGCCAAAAATATGAAATTCATCAGCTACATATAGGTCGAGATTTCTGGCAAAAAGTAATGGCAACAAAGCGCGATCGTAAGCCGGATTATAATAACGAAAATGAGTAACTAAATGAAAAATATCCGGGTTAGTGAGAATCACAGATTTCCGTTCAATTACTTTCGATAATTCCTTAAATTTATTGCCTTTTTCTGCTGCTTCCACTCGCCGCGCTAATTCCGCACCGTAAAGACTATCGACGCGCTTACTTGCATCCAAATTGAAATATGTGCAATAGTTGGCAACTTGCTTTTCTTGATCCGTTACTAATTCAATCGTCGGATAAAGTGCGATCGTGCGAAACCTCAAATCGATTAAACTTGACAATTGCGCCGCCAGCGATTTCCCATCTCCCGTCGCCGACGTATTGAAAATAATCTCTGCATCACCGTACAGCACTTGGGCGCAAGTTTCAACCTGGTGTAAGGACAAAATACAGGGTGCATCCCGATTTTCCCCAAACTTCGGTGCTTTCTCCTTAACTTTGCACTGACCCCGACATCCCAAAGCACAATGCTCGGAATCGGTATTTTGCTTAGAAAATAAGGGAAGTAAGGTAATTTTCATGCTTTTACCTCCAACAGCCACAGGTCACTTATATTTGTTAATAGAGCGAGTATGACACAAACTCATCTATAGTGCAAGTACATTTATCAAAATGCCTCGCAAAAAAGAAACGATTACACTGTCTATACCACCCGGAACCAAAGAGCAGCTAGAAGATATCGCCGCTCAATTCAAGATTTTATGGGGCGATCGACCGAGTATTTCCGGCTTATTAGTTGCGATCGCCCAAGCCGAACTCGAACTAGGGCAGCGATTTACACTTACACCCGTACAGGTGCAAGCCCTAGAACAAGCAATTAAACTGCTGATCGATTCGGGATACGTTACCGAGGCGCAAACCTTAATGGCTTTACTACTAGAACGCGGAAATCTCGATTCCCCCCTGCGCCAGTCCTTTCTACAACAAATCAGTCAGTCCCTCCCCGCTTGGCGAGTGTTGCTCGATCGCCAAATTGCCAGTCGCCAACCCTTCCGCCTCCTCTATCGCGACGCACAGCAGCGAGATTGGGTGTTTACCGTGCGTTACGCCGAAATCTTGCTCAGAGAAAAACGACTGTACCTAGAAACCTGGAATGAAGAAACCGAAGGCAATCGCGATTTACCAGAACTCGCGCACAACCGTTCTCTCAGACTCGATCGCATTAAAGACCTCAACATCCTCCCCAGCGACGGTGTATGGCGAGAAAATCTGGATTTTGTCAAAGTGTACTTACACTTTAAGGGCGAACTGGCCAATAGCTACGAATCGAAACGCGGGGACATCAGCGACGAACGAGACGGCAACATCCGCAAGGTAGTGCGTCAGGTGTCAAGCACCTTTTGGCTAAATCGGGAGATATTAGCTTATCGCGCTGGCTGCGAAATTGTTGGGCCAGAGAATGTGCGCGATCGTTTCAAGCGAGAGGCGCAAGCAATTTGCCAAGTATACGATTCGCCAACTGATAGCACGTAAGCGCCAGTATTATATTTGGTCGGTAGGAACAGTGCTTCAGCCATAAGTGGTTTGTTTTTATTGCTGTTCCTATTCTACGATCGATATGGAAAGGGGGTTTTCCAAAAAATATCTGGAAAAACCTCTCCCCCCGTCCTTCTCCTGCGAGGAGAGGGGTGTAGTTGAAGTAGTTTCAACCAATTGGAGTGATGATTATGCTTTGAAGCTGGAAGAATACGAAGCTTTAGGTATTTCTGAATATTGGATTGTAGATTATTTGGGATTAGGAGGAAGACGCTTCATCGGTAATCCTAAACGACCTACGCTTTCTATTTACCAACTTGTTGAAGGAGAGTATCAAGTCCGCCAGTTTCGAGAAAACGAACGAATTGAATCGCTTACTTTCCCAGAGTTAAATTTGACTGCATCGCAGATTTTTCGAGCAGGTCAATGAGCGAATTTATACAGGTTTTAAAAGAAGAAAATAGAGGTGCGATCGCTTTTAGTAAAATTGGGGAGTAAGAGCGCGAGCGTCATCAATTAGTTTGCTATATTATGCTGCTATCAATTCATCTAACTGTAAAATACACTGTTGAAAAATGTAGTTTACAGCCGCAAAAAGCTTGTCTAATTCTTGAATACTGTAAAACGATCGATTTCTGGTAAATTGATTTCTTTCAAGTTTACCAAATTGCCATAATTGACCATTAGAAACAATTCCAAACACAATAAATGGTGGTTCTCCATTCAGTCGTTGTGCTGCTACCATTTCAGCTAGGCATTGTCCCCATCCTTCCTCGAACTTATCCTGCTTCGCCTCAACCAAAAGCAGATAGGGTTTATCAAAAACAACCTTACCTAAAGGAGAACGTTTAGCTAAAATATATTCAGGAAACCCTGAGAGATTTTCATCATAAGTTAAAGATTGATGACTCCACAAAGTTAACTGTTGGAAATAGGACTTCCAAACTTCTTTAAGAACTGGGTAAATTAAGTTTTCACAAATCGCATATTCCGAGTTACTAACAACTCCTTCTTGCATCACGAATTGTAAGTCTGTACGGAAATATTCTGGGATATTAAATGCGGTTTCGATGATAAAATCGGCTTCGATGTACGTAATTTGAAATTCTTTGAGGACTGCACCGATACTCTTGTAACTGCTAAAAGACATATTGACCTCTCGAATTAAGTCTGGCTCTAGTTTAGCAAGTTTATCAGAGTGCGATCGCCGTTTCTGTTTTCCCTGACCCCGTAGGTGCGCTCTCCAAAAATTCTTGTGGGGTAGGCATCCTGCCTTCGAGATTCTTTTGAAGGAGATGCCTATTAGTTCCCACTTATTTTATTTTTGGTTTGTTCAATTCCGAGCATTTAGCTTCTGCTTGTTCGTAAGCTTCTTGATATTCCTTACCGCCTAACATTACATCGCCGTAATACTCGTAAGGCATAGAACCATAAACAGGCAAAGGCTCATCTTCTGGATAATCTTCCTTGGCTTCTTCTAATGCTGCTTGCAATTGCTTAACGGTTAGTTTTTGCGCGGGAAAGTAGTACAATTCTTCCGGCTTTTTGTGGAGATATGGCAGAGTAGGATCGACAATAGAATTATCCAGTTCGATCCAGCTATGCTCAATGGGTTTGTACGGCTTGCCAGAAAAAACTAAAAAACCTTGAACGTAGAGCGATCCTGGCGTTGCCAATGCTGCATGATAAGCATTGTCAAAGCTGTTTACTTCATTGCTTTCAATGCGTTTAGCAATTTCCACTGAGAGAGTCGCATCCAATAATTTGCTCATACCTGTTGCATTAATCGCCGCACTCCTACCATGCTAACTCAAGATGCGATCGTCTGCCCATCGCCGACCTCCCAGAACGCTCCTGCACATCAGGATACCGAGATTTTGGGTGCGATCGCACAACCCCATACCTGAGCGCTACCCCATTAGTAAGAATGAAATCACCCTTTTGGATCGACCGTTTTGGTGATGTTTTTCACGATTGTTTAAGATAGTTTATATTTGTAGGTATAACCTGAAAGGATTTTAAGTTATGAATGAAAATTTTGAGAGACAAGACAACCAATTTAACGCCGGAACTAACGAATCTGCGACTGCACCCAAAACCACTGTGCAAGTGGAAACTAAAATAACAGAAGTAGTCACTGACGAAGAACCCCAAGGAAAAGGTCGCCAAGAGGAATTCAAGATTAGCGGCGATAGCCTGGTAGCAAAAGTAAAAGAACTGATTTATCAAGGCAATATTCGTCGCATCATTATCAAAAATGAAGAAGGACGCACCTTAATAGAAGTACCTCTAACTATTGGATTAGTTGGCGGAGTTATTGGTGCGACCATGTTTCCAGTTATTGCGGCTCTTGGTGCGATCGGTGCAGTCGTGGCGCATCTTACACTTGTCGTGGAACGCAGAGAATAATGCGATTTTAGATTTGAGATTGCAAATTGCAGATTTTCAATTTACTCAAAAGTAAACTAGCATTCTTGGGAATACTCTACCTGGCTAACCGAGCATTTTCCCCTCAAAACAGATAGATCTTGTGGAAGCTTTTGACTGAAAAAAGGGGTTTCTAGCCTCCCCTTTCAAGGGGAATTATCAAAAAATTTTTCCTTTCTTTCAAGCTCCGTCATTTCAAGGCGGAGCAAATCCAAAATCCAAAATCCAAAATCGCGTGACAAATGACATCAAAAATTGAATTTGGTACTGTATCTAACCCAGAGGACGCTCAAAGTCTGGGGGAAATGCTTTGTCAATGCTTTAATTTTCCCATAGCTGATTGGCCAGAATATCGCGATCGCATTGGTTTAGAAAACTTCCGAGTTGTTCGTCAAACAGGAGAAATTGTTGGCGGTTTGGCTATTTACCGCATGGGACAGTGGTTCGGTCAACAATCTGTACCGATGGCGGGAATAGCAGCAGTTGGCGTACCGCCAGAACATCGCGGCAAAAAAGTAGCGATCGAACTTTTAAGCAACACCATACGCGAACTTTATCACAAAGGCGTACCAATTTCAACACTTTATCCCGCTACCCAACGCCTCTACCGCCAAATGGGATACGAACAAGCGGGAAGTCGTTGCTGTTGGGAGTTACCAACCGAGAGTATTAAGTCGATCGATCGCACTTTGTCAGTACAAAAAATCAAAACCATTCAATCTGAAACTCTCGCAAAAATTTACCATCAACAAGCCCAACAAATCAACGGCAATTTAGATCGCAATCCCGCTATATGGCGTGGAATAGTCGAACATAAAGAAAACGTAGTTCACGCCTACCTCATCGGTGCAGAAACTCAACCAGAAGGTTACATAATTTTCAGCCAAAAAAGTGAAGGTAACAATCTATACTTGGAAATTTGGGATTGGGTAGCGCTAACACCAGCAGCGATCGAGCGTTTGTGGACATTCATCGCCGATCATCGATCGCAAGTCAAGAATGTCAGGTGGTATTCTGGTGCGATCGATCCTCGACTGCTGTTGCTACCAGAACAAACCGCCAAAATTCGCTTTCACGAAATGTGGTTTTTGCGGATAATAAATGTCGAAAAAGCTCTGAATTTGCGCGGATATCCACCAGAGGTAGAAGCCGAATTGCATCTAGCAGTTAAAGATACTTGGATACCGGATAACAATAGTAATTTTGTCCTTACAGTATCCGGCGGACAAGGGGAAGTAACTAAAGGTGGCAGAGGTGATTTGCAGTTGGAAATTCGAGCCTTAGCGCCGCTTTACACAGGTTTGTTTACACCATTACAACTGCAAATGGCAGGACAATTAGAAGCAACTGACAAAGCAATCTTAATTGCGACGCAGATGTTTGCCGATTCTCATCCGTGGATGCCAGATTTCTTTTAATACCAATTTTTCTCTCCTGTATTTATGGGGATAATAAAATCGTATTTAACTGTAGGGTGTCTTAGGAACGGGCGAGAAATTGAGTGTTGCAACCGATCGTTAAATTGCCGTGCCTAACGCACCATCCCCAAATTTTGTAACAAAAATGAACACTTCCCCCATAAATTTACCTATTAGACATCTCCAGAAAAGAATCTCAAAGGCAGGCAGGATGCCTACCCCACAAGATTTTTTGAAGATGTCTATTGTACTGTGCTGCTAACAGTTTCTCTAGCTACCTTCTCACTAGATTTTGGCAAAGGCGGACGCAAACAAAGATATAAAAGTGCGCCAAACAAAGGAATAAACGAAACAGCCCCAAAAACTTGTCTATCTTTGATATCGCGACGCGCCATATCGTCTCTTACTAGCGCCGGAAACAACAGACAAAGCATACAAAAATCCAAGCTCATCACATGAATAAATTGACTGGTTTGCCATTTTTTAATAAAATCTCCCCAGTCTCCAGCAAGCATTGCATAGCCAACTAAACCGACAGCGATCAAACTAATAAAAATAGCCGTCCAGCGCGAATCAACTACCTTGAGAAATATATTTTTTTCTCCGATAAATTCTATATTTTGTTCGCGCAAAGCTAAATATGGCAATACTGCAAATGCTCCTACACCAAAAGAACCAATCGCAAAAGGCCATGCACGAATTTTCTGCCCTTTGCCGTCAATAAACAGCACACAACTGTAAATCATCGGCCAAACACCCATAATATAGAAAAGGGAGACAATTATGGGATTAATACCTTCTAACTCCCCTAGCGAAAGATTTTTAATTAACATCCATGTATCTGGTTGTGTAGGCGGAGCGAGTAGAAAGGCGTAGCTGACAAACCCAATCCACAGTAACCAAAAGGCAATTTTTCTAGGCATAATTACACTTGCTAACACTGAATAGCTAATACCTCAAATTTACTTTATTTAGGCAAACTTTTTAAGAATTTTTCTCCCTTATTAACCCAATGGCGATTGCGCTTGTAGTGAAAATAAGAAGAACCTCTAACTCTCGACAGCATTGTCTCCACATATCTCCGAGCTTCTTGGGGATTACCTTCTTGGGACTGAATTGTTGCCATCATAATATATGCTTCGGGATGACTCCACTGTCTGATGTCTTTTTCCAAATGTGCTTTAGCCGCTTCCCAATCTTGCAGAGCGACTAGGGTTTTAGCATAAGCAAGAGAACCATCTCCATATTTATGATCCGGTTCTAATTTTAACAGTTTTTCCAAATATTCCTTAGCGCTACCAAATTTTTTATTCTGCATATCAACGAACGCAGCGCCCCAAAGAGCTTGGGTATGATCCGGTTCTTTTTCTAAAGCTGTTTTGTAGGCAATTTCGGCTCGTTCTAGCATTCCCATCTCGGAGAGAAGATTTCCCAAGATAACAAACTGATGTGCCTTACCGATATTTTTTGCATCTGCTTCCGCAATCCAAAGTTCCCGGCTGCGCGTCCAGCGAGTAAAGTACTTGGGTACGGTAACATCCATTCTGGGCAGCTTTCGCGTTAAAAAGTAGATAACAGCACCGGGAAAATTGAGGAAAATTAAAATCCAAAGCCAAGTATTCCTTTCACGCTCGTTTTGAACGCAATCGTAAATCATGAATAACCAGAAGCCTGTTGATAACAAAGCTACGAATTCTAACATTGGCAAGCCCCCTTTCCGTTATGGTTCCAACTGAGAACTGGTATATTTTGCACAAAGGCAGTTTTCTACAGTTGGGAAATACCTCCATTGAAACTCACAGTTTGCCCTGGCTTCAAGAGGGGTTTGATACAGGATTGTGATGGAGTTGAAAAATACTACAAAATCAGCTCGACTGGGCAAGCTCGACTTGCTTATTAAGTTACAAATTGTTAACTCAATGCTTCCGAGAGATAGTCGGCGGCAGCTTCTACGACAGCGATCGCATTTTCATATACCATCCGGGTAGGGCCCAAAACGCCGACACTTCCCACCGGCACTGTACCCTGTCGATAAGTTGCGGAAATCAGCGTACAGGTGCGTATCGGTTCTAAAGGATTTTCCGCACCAATTCGCACCGTCACCCGTTTACCTTGTTGATTCTTGTGGCACAGGCGTCCCGCCTGTGATTCACCTATTCCCTCCACTTCTGGCGATTCAAAAATTAACGGCCACAGTTGGTCTTGTTCTTCTTCTAACAAATGAATCAATGTTTTGATTTGCTGCAACTCGGAAAATTCTGGTTGACGCAGCACTTCGGCAACTCCGCGAATCAGAATTTGCGTGCAAGCTGCCGGTTGACTGCGACGAGATACTTCTGCAAATAAATTTTTGAGGAATTCCCCATAGCTTTGAAATTCGCGATCGATCTGAGTCCAGTCTAACGCCGCCAATTCCAAAAGCGATCGTCCCCGCAGCTGACTATTCAAAAAATTAGATAAAATTTGCAACTCTCGATCGATAATTTCTGCATCCGGTTTAGGGACATCAATTGGTATGGGTAACTCCATTAAAACCGACTGCGTTTCATAGTTATCCATCACCACAATCAGCATTACCTGACCCGGTTCCATTTGTACCAATTGCAAATGTCGCAGTTGGGTAGTGCGAGTCTGAGGCATAGTGATGAGGGTGATGTAACCGCTCAGAGTCGCGAGAATTTGAGCCGCACCCTGCAACAGCGCCTCAAAGCTCCAATTCTCCTTATTTAGCTTATCTTGCAGCAATTGTTCCACCTGCCGCGCCAGGGTTCCATCCGGCGATATCAGCTGGTCAACGTAAATACGATAGCCAGAGTCCGAGGGAACCCGTCCCGCAGAAGTGTGGGGTTGATAAAGTAACCCAGCTTTTTCTAAAACGTTCATGGCATTGCGAACCGTGGCTGGGCTGACACTGAGTTTGTACTCTTCTAGCAAGGCTTTCGACCCTACCGGTTCTGCCGTGGCTATATAGTGGCGAACCGTTGCCCAAAGAATATGTTGTTGCCGATCTGTAAGATGGATTTGCATAGAGGTTTCCAGCCAAACGGGATTTGAAAATAATTTAAAAAAAAAATGCTGCGCTCGCGCCAGATAATCATTAATAGTGGTTAAAGATGATAACAAAGTACCTACACTTTCGCTAGATCTCAAATGCGATACCGTTTTCACCTCATACCAGACTTTCCGAACATAGTTGTAGCAAATACAACCAGTGCTTCTTTCCTAAATGTGGCCGCAGAGGCAGCCATATGTTTACCATAGCAAAAGAAAACGCGCTGCTTGAGGCTAAGGTTTCCCACTTTAGCTGACAGCTAACAGATGTGCTAGATGCGATCGCTGTATTCCGACAGGAGAGTAGCGCATCTCATTCGCAAGTATAAAATTTGATTATTTAGTTATTAGGCATCAGCGATCGCTCGTTAGTTTTTCGATAAAAATTATAATTACAAACATCATTTTAACTATAGTTTTTCTATGCAATATATCACCCATATACATCTGAATTCCTGCTTTCCATAAACAGCGGTAGAGACGTTGAATTCAACGTCTCTACCGCTATCGCATTCTAATTTCTAATTTTTCTGGTGAAAAATTTTTTTACGTTTGACTTTTGCTAGTAACGAGGAATTGTAGAATCAACTACGGCAGAGTAAGCATCAATACCACCTGTGACATTTTTGACATTGGTAAATCCTTCCACGATCAACCACTGACACATTTGGGCAGAGCGGACACCGTGGTGGCAAAGTACTATTGTCTCTGCGTGAGGATCGAAGCGGTTTTGGATCTCACCAGACCATTTGCCAAACTCGCTCAAAGGTAGATTCTCAAAACCTTTCAACCTGGCGATCGCAACTTCTTGCGGTTCTCGGACATCCACCAACTGTAGATTCTCTTTCCCAGCCGCCAGTAGGCTGGCTAACTGCTCCACGCTAATTTGGGGGATGGGTTGTTTCAATCCCTGAAAGCTACTCACAAATGCCTCTAATAAAGCCAAATCGCATTATACCATTTTTATAGGAAAGGATGCTCCTCGTTGGCGCGATGATTTTGCTTTTGATCGATAAAATTTTTCATAGCAATGCGACGATTAGCCATAAACTGATTCCAAAAACCGGGATATATGTCGTCCATCGTTTTAGCGATCGACCAAACTTCCATCCCGATCATTTTGTAGAGGGATCGATCGGCACGTTCCAAGTCTTCTAGTCGTTCTTCAACATCCGCACCAGGAGAGTTTAATGTGGTTTGCGTTGCAGGTTGGGAAGGTTTGCTATATTTTAGCTCAAGCATAGCGATCGCCTCATAGTTATCAAAATTTATAAACCTAGAGTGGCAAGGACTAGCAGATCCATAACCTCAGAAATGCTACCCAAGCCCCCGTAGAGCTAGGGTGTGCTTTCAGTCAAAAATTTAGCACCCTCAAGGCTGAAAGCTCGCTGTTTAAAAGGACTGTTGCCGAACTAACACCACAGCGATGGAGTTAAGCGCCAACTAGGATTTTTGACCTAAGTACAAGTTTATACAAGCCCGCTAGCGAATCAAAATGTCGAGGGGACTTGAGTTGGCGTTTTTTTGGTAGTACTAAACTAAGTTTAAGCATTTCCAACGGATATAGCACTTGCAGACAAAAGAATTTACGCTAGCTTGATGAAAGCTTTAATAGTCTTCAGATTTTTTAACGCTGTCCGAGCCCAGGATTGGCTCAACGAGATCGCTCTCACGAACGCTAACCGTAATATCTATGAAGCTCAGATTATTCTTTTATACCTTGGCCGATCGGTAAAGGCAGCATCTTTTTGCGTTTAGGAATGTAGGCAGAGGGGCAGAGGGGAAAAATTAATATTTTTCCCCTCTGCCCCTCTGTTCCCCTGCACCGAAAGCTTCTCTCTCTAACTGTAAACAAAGTAGCTAGCGCTCAGATTTAAACCCGTCACGCCTGCTACCCGACCGATGAGTTCGTCCTTGGCACTGAAGCCAACCGTGCCATCATCATCAAGGTAAATATTGGTATTGCCACCGCTGACGGAAAGAACGTAGTTAGAAGCTACTCCCGCTAGCTGAATCAAATCCTGGCTGATGTTGAAGCCTTGGATGAGAGCAAAATCAGTAGAGCCGCTACTGCTGGGATTGCCATCATTGTAGAAAGCACCCTTACTGGAATTTCCCAGAACGAAGCGATCTGAACCTGTTCCACCCGTGAGAGTATCCAACTCGCCTTTTCCTGGAGAACTATCTGAAGGGTCAACACCTGTGAGAACATCATTGTCGCCAGCACCATTGAGCGAGTCATTCCCCCGACCGCCAATCATAGAGTCATTGCCATTACCGCCATTAAGGTAGTCAGCACCAGCTCCTCCATTGAGAGAGTCATTACCTCCCGACCCTTTAATCGTATCGTTGCCTAAACCGCCACTAAGAGTTTCATTGGCTGAAGTGCCAACCAGCGAATCATTGCCATTAGTACCACCGAACGAATCGTCGTTAAGGATAGTACCCACAGCAACGGCTTCGGCGATCTCGCTGTGAATGGGGTCAGTGAGGTTGACTAAGAAAACTTCGTCTATTTCCGGATTGGTATCCCCAATTACCGACACAGAAATCGTTTGGCTGGTTTCTCCCGGATCGAAAGTCAACGTACCGCTAGTTGCAGTGTAGTCTTCTCCTGCCTTTGCGGTGCCG is a window of Aerosakkonema funiforme FACHB-1375 DNA encoding:
- the cas3 gene encoding type I-D CRISPR-associated helicase Cas3', with the translated sequence MKITLLPLFSKQNTDSEHCALGCRGQCKVKEKAPKFGENRDAPCILSLHQVETCAQVLYGDAEIIFNTSATGDGKSLAAQLSSLIDLRFRTIALYPTIELVTDQEKQVANYCTYFNLDASKRVDSLYGAELARRVEAAEKGNKFKELSKVIERKSVILTNPDIFHLVTHFRYYNPAYDRALLPLLFARNLDLYVADEFHIFGVHQEAAILNSLLLIRYNRPRKRPMKVLFTSATPKPSFIKKLQEAGFKVAEVKGSYESESTPGYRQILQSVELEFVQLDRDSDSLSWLKEQAETIRQILEAEGRGRGLIILNSVAQVSRAVRELQAIFPEDKVKVREISGRIDRQERTVTQTELQNAEQSVLVIGTSAVDVGVDFRIHLLIFEASDSATFIQRLGRLGRHPGFSAYKAFVLLSGRTPWIMARLNEKLAEVKTVNRNDFREMIEDAFDPPAEFERYRAYWGALQAQGMLLKMTGENADVMRQIQAKMTDDLRQVYGEQLDKKRGHWFALKNDATGKAVQEELLRFRGGSDLQAAVWDESRFYTYDLLRLLPYAEVEIIDRDRFLAAATKFNHPATEFPDKYIQVYLKIKEWTDERFDIQLECDRTTEELKQCSLIQLDKLSIVGHPQSEVKKCLRKRKLLAFIVSVNRSQAYSHWDVSRKLHLNPTFGLYRLTDADGVTYATAFNQDALLLEAMKWRLKPCETAKPYIY
- a CDS encoding helix-turn-helix transcriptional regulator translates to MPRKKETITLSIPPGTKEQLEDIAAQFKILWGDRPSISGLLVAIAQAELELGQRFTLTPVQVQALEQAIKLLIDSGYVTEAQTLMALLLERGNLDSPLRQSFLQQISQSLPAWRVLLDRQIASRQPFRLLYRDAQQRDWVFTVRYAEILLREKRLYLETWNEETEGNRDLPELAHNRSLRLDRIKDLNILPSDGVWRENLDFVKVYLHFKGELANSYESKRGDISDERDGNIRKVVRQVSSTFWLNREILAYRAGCEIVGPENVRDRFKREAQAICQVYDSPTDST
- a CDS encoding DUF4342 domain-containing protein yields the protein MNENFERQDNQFNAGTNESATAPKTTVQVETKITEVVTDEEPQGKGRQEEFKISGDSLVAKVKELIYQGNIRRIIIKNEEGRTLIEVPLTIGLVGGVIGATMFPVIAALGAIGAVVAHLTLVVERRE
- a CDS encoding GNAT family N-acetyltransferase, with the protein product MTSKIEFGTVSNPEDAQSLGEMLCQCFNFPIADWPEYRDRIGLENFRVVRQTGEIVGGLAIYRMGQWFGQQSVPMAGIAAVGVPPEHRGKKVAIELLSNTIRELYHKGVPISTLYPATQRLYRQMGYEQAGSRCCWELPTESIKSIDRTLSVQKIKTIQSETLAKIYHQQAQQINGNLDRNPAIWRGIVEHKENVVHAYLIGAETQPEGYIIFSQKSEGNNLYLEIWDWVALTPAAIERLWTFIADHRSQVKNVRWYSGAIDPRLLLLPEQTAKIRFHEMWFLRIINVEKALNLRGYPPEVEAELHLAVKDTWIPDNNSNFVLTVSGGQGEVTKGGRGDLQLEIRALAPLYTGLFTPLQLQMAGQLEATDKAILIATQMFADSHPWMPDFF
- a CDS encoding DUF2834 domain-containing protein is translated as MPRKIAFWLLWIGFVSYAFLLAPPTQPDTWMLIKNLSLGELEGINPIIVSLFYIMGVWPMIYSCVLFIDGKGQKIRAWPFAIGSFGVGAFAVLPYLALREQNIEFIGEKNIFLKVVDSRWTAIFISLIAVGLVGYAMLAGDWGDFIKKWQTSQFIHVMSLDFCMLCLLFPALVRDDMARRDIKDRQVFGAVSFIPLFGALLYLCLRPPLPKSSEKVARETVSSTVQ